In Aliiglaciecola sp. LCG003, a genomic segment contains:
- a CDS encoding M23 family metallopeptidase, producing MLRKLFYIIVILTGIGLLLPSSQIIPVLGADSTDWNHDTFWHSPWGSSGMHKGIDIFAIQRTPVIASTYGVVVKVAQSDKGGRYVLVLGPKWKLHYYAHLDDTQAKPGDWLGSGQQLGLVGTTGNAAERPPHLHYAIYSLLPYFWLADDTPQGWKKMFILNPQEYLSGF from the coding sequence ATGTTGCGTAAACTGTTCTATATTATTGTGATCCTAACGGGAATTGGGCTGCTATTACCCAGCTCTCAGATTATTCCAGTTCTTGGAGCAGACAGCACAGACTGGAATCACGATACTTTCTGGCACTCCCCTTGGGGAAGCTCTGGGATGCATAAAGGCATCGACATATTCGCTATCCAGCGCACTCCCGTTATAGCCTCAACTTATGGTGTAGTCGTGAAGGTTGCTCAAAGTGATAAGGGCGGTAGATATGTGCTGGTTTTAGGTCCTAAATGGAAGCTGCATTACTACGCCCACTTAGATGATACCCAAGCGAAGCCAGGAGATTGGTTAGGTAGCGGCCAGCAATTGGGCTTGGTTGGAACCACAGGCAATGCCGCAGAGCGACCACCCCACTTGCACTATGCCATATATAGTCTTTTGCCATATTTTTGGTTGGCGGATGATACGCCGCAAGGCTGGAAGAAAATGTTTATTTTAAACCCACAGGAATATTTGTCAGGGTTTTAA
- a CDS encoding VacJ family lipoprotein — translation MTNKILLVIATLLALGGCASRQASDEQVENQGYADPRDPIEGFNRVMWDFNYDVLDAYILRPTTVVYVDYMPHVARTGLYNAALNLEEPSNTLNNLLQGKVGGSLTSLGRFVLNSTVGILGLIDVAKEIGLERQEEEFGEVLGKYGIGTGAFLMIPAMGPSDIRSSVGDFVDSSYFPLQDLSFYVAAVRTGIKALEARAQLIEQEGNLEQSLDPYAFVKNAYFQNLEFKVTDGKVPPSELQVDPEVEEEGFEDFLDDL, via the coding sequence ATGACGAATAAGATTTTGCTTGTTATAGCCACATTGTTGGCTCTCGGAGGCTGTGCTTCGCGACAAGCCTCCGACGAACAGGTTGAGAATCAAGGATATGCAGATCCGCGGGATCCAATCGAAGGATTCAACCGCGTGATGTGGGATTTTAACTATGATGTGTTGGATGCATACATATTGCGCCCAACCACAGTGGTATATGTTGACTACATGCCCCACGTGGCGCGTACCGGTTTATACAATGCCGCGTTAAATCTAGAAGAGCCGTCGAATACGCTAAATAATCTCTTGCAAGGTAAAGTCGGTGGTAGCCTAACCAGCCTAGGCCGCTTTGTACTGAATTCTACCGTGGGAATTTTGGGGCTGATTGATGTAGCCAAAGAGATTGGTTTAGAACGTCAAGAAGAAGAGTTTGGCGAAGTGCTAGGCAAGTATGGTATTGGCACAGGGGCATTTTTGATGATCCCAGCCATGGGTCCGTCGGATATTCGCTCCAGTGTGGGTGATTTTGTCGATTCATCATACTTCCCGTTGCAAGATTTATCTTTTTACGTTGCAGCGGTTCGCACCGGTATCAAAGCCCTAGAGGCCCGTGCTCAGCTCATTGAGCAAGAAGGAAACTTGGAACAGTCCCTAGATCCTTATGCTTTTGTGAAGAATGCTTATTTTCAAAACCTTGAATTCAAAGTAACCGATGGCAAGGTACCACCTAGTGAATTGCAAGTGGATCCTGAGGTCGAAGAGGAAGGGTTCGAAGACTTCCTCGATGATTTATAA
- the murI gene encoding glutamate racemase: MSSSTNISANTAAIGVFDSGVGGISVANAIADILPNENIIYVADTAHAPYGAKTEAFVTARCKRIVDFLLAKQVKLIVVACNTATLSSIAHLRANYDMEFVGVEPGIKPALEASQSGVIGVMATRNTLQSNQYQRLVKRWAADQTIINQACNGLVEQIEKAQFDAPDTLSLLNTFISPMLEKGADQIVLGCTHYGFLSHQIAALVGNQAQLINTSEAIARRTAVLLQQLKLLNNSEQVGQISVYTSLLDVGFEELCSQLWDRVVKSIDTFDY; encoded by the coding sequence TTGTCTAGCTCAACTAATATATCGGCAAATACCGCAGCCATTGGGGTGTTTGACTCTGGCGTAGGCGGGATTTCCGTGGCCAATGCTATTGCAGATATTCTGCCTAATGAAAATATTATTTATGTGGCCGACACCGCTCATGCGCCATATGGTGCCAAAACTGAAGCTTTTGTCACGGCACGCTGCAAACGAATTGTCGATTTCCTTCTGGCCAAACAGGTGAAGTTGATTGTGGTGGCCTGCAATACAGCCACGCTTAGCAGTATTGCCCATTTACGGGCTAACTATGACATGGAATTTGTCGGCGTAGAGCCCGGCATCAAGCCAGCATTAGAAGCCAGTCAAAGTGGTGTGATAGGGGTTATGGCGACGCGTAATACCCTGCAAAGTAACCAATACCAACGCCTTGTTAAGCGTTGGGCCGCAGATCAAACTATTATTAACCAAGCTTGCAATGGTTTGGTTGAGCAGATTGAAAAGGCGCAATTCGATGCGCCAGATACACTTTCTTTGTTAAATACGTTTATTTCACCTATGTTAGAAAAGGGTGCCGATCAAATCGTTCTTGGCTGTACCCATTACGGTTTCTTAAGTCACCAAATTGCAGCTTTGGTGGGTAATCAAGCTCAGCTGATTAATACTAGTGAAGCTATCGCTCGGCGCACTGCCGTATTGTTGCAACAATTGAAATTACTCAATAACAGCGAACAAGTTGGACAAATATCGGTCTATACTAGTCTGCTGGATGTTGGCTTTGAGGAGTTATGTAGCCAACTTTGGGATCGAGTCGTCAAGTCAATCGACACTTTCGACTATTGA
- a CDS encoding alpha/beta fold hydrolase, with the protein MSEFHSQAFSATDGFKLIGRFYPSNSGTAKGTIIIASATGVPQGFYRRFALRATQSDFNVVTFDYRGIGQSAPASLRGFDMDYRDWASKDLSGVVDELSQQGLPLYLLGHSYGGHAIGLLEPHQKVTAAYTFGTGAGWHGWMPRMEQLKVQFMWHVMAPLVTRVKGYLAWNALGMGEDLPLGVYRQWKRWCSYPYYFFQDPQYPHMKALYERIEMPIKAVNSTDDKWATPSSRQAFFTYYVNAKLQTADIHPSQMGLKSIGHMGYFHASASVLWEDVLSYFEQKGAATVG; encoded by the coding sequence ATGTCAGAATTTCACAGCCAAGCGTTCAGTGCGACCGATGGATTTAAGCTGATAGGGCGCTTTTACCCTAGCAATAGTGGTACAGCGAAAGGGACAATTATTATTGCCAGTGCAACAGGAGTGCCACAAGGTTTTTATCGCAGGTTTGCACTGCGTGCTACTCAATCTGATTTTAATGTGGTCACATTTGACTATCGAGGCATTGGCCAATCTGCTCCTGCATCTTTGCGCGGCTTTGATATGGATTACCGAGATTGGGCCAGCAAAGATTTGAGTGGTGTAGTTGATGAACTCAGTCAGCAAGGTTTACCTTTGTACCTGCTGGGGCATTCCTATGGTGGTCATGCAATAGGTTTGCTTGAACCACATCAGAAAGTGACAGCGGCATATACTTTTGGCACTGGAGCTGGCTGGCATGGTTGGATGCCGAGAATGGAGCAACTCAAAGTGCAGTTCATGTGGCACGTAATGGCGCCCCTTGTCACCCGAGTCAAAGGATATTTAGCCTGGAATGCCTTGGGAATGGGGGAGGATTTACCCTTGGGGGTATATCGTCAATGGAAACGCTGGTGTAGTTATCCCTATTATTTTTTCCAAGATCCGCAATATCCCCATATGAAAGCGCTGTATGAGCGCATTGAAATGCCGATTAAAGCGGTCAATTCTACCGATGATAAGTGGGCTACGCCCAGTTCTAGGCAGGCTTTCTTTACCTACTACGTCAACGCAAAGTTGCAAACTGCCGATATTCATCCGTCTCAAATGGGGCTGAAAAGTATCGGTCATATGGGCTATTTTCATGCTAGTGCAAGTGTATTATGGGAGGACGTTCTAAGCTATTTTGAGCAGAAGGGGGCAGCCACTGTTGGATAG
- the prpF gene encoding 2-methylaconitate cis-trans isomerase PrpF — protein sequence MSGFAPQLKIAATYMRGGTSKGVFFRLDALPVEAQRPGIYRDNLLLRVIGSPDPYGKHTDGMGGATSSTSKTVIVSKSTVADHDVDYLFGQVAIDKAFVDWSGNCGNLSAAVAPFAIHSGLIPEHKLVKNGIVKIKIWQVNIQKTIIAYVPMTNGEVQETGDFELDGVTFPAAEIPVEFMQPADGEGDMFPTGNLVDNLDIPGIGTLQATLINAGIPTIFVNASDIGYQGTELQDVINSSSSALEKFESIRAIGAMKMGLINSLEEAATRQHTPKVAFVSPPASYLASSGKTVQSADIDLSVRAMSMGKLHHAMMGTAAVAIGTAAAVPGTLVNLAAGGGSIESVCFGHPSGTLRVGAKATKIDGKWQVEKAVMSRSARILMEGWVRIPTV from the coding sequence ATGAGCGGTTTCGCCCCACAACTGAAAATTGCCGCTACCTATATGCGTGGCGGCACCAGCAAAGGTGTATTTTTTAGATTGGATGCACTGCCGGTAGAAGCGCAGCGACCAGGGATATACCGCGATAATTTGTTATTACGAGTGATAGGCAGCCCTGATCCTTACGGCAAACACACAGATGGCATGGGCGGGGCTACATCAAGTACCAGCAAAACCGTTATCGTATCCAAAAGCACAGTGGCGGATCACGACGTAGATTACTTGTTCGGTCAAGTTGCTATTGATAAAGCCTTTGTAGATTGGTCTGGGAACTGCGGGAATTTATCCGCCGCCGTGGCTCCTTTTGCCATCCATAGTGGTTTGATCCCAGAGCACAAATTGGTTAAAAATGGCATCGTCAAAATAAAGATTTGGCAAGTTAATATCCAAAAAACCATCATCGCCTACGTCCCCATGACTAATGGAGAAGTACAGGAAACCGGTGATTTTGAACTAGATGGGGTTACCTTTCCAGCCGCAGAAATACCGGTAGAGTTCATGCAACCAGCAGACGGTGAAGGAGATATGTTTCCCACTGGAAATCTTGTCGACAACCTAGATATCCCAGGTATAGGTACATTGCAGGCGACCTTGATAAACGCTGGTATCCCAACTATTTTCGTCAACGCATCTGATATTGGCTACCAAGGAACTGAACTACAAGATGTGATCAACAGTAGCAGTAGTGCGTTAGAAAAGTTTGAATCTATCCGCGCGATTGGGGCAATGAAAATGGGCTTGATCAACTCTTTGGAAGAGGCGGCAACACGCCAACACACGCCCAAAGTGGCATTCGTATCGCCTCCAGCGAGTTATCTGGCTTCTAGTGGCAAGACGGTCCAATCCGCAGACATAGATTTGTCGGTGAGGGCGATGTCGATGGGTAAACTACATCATGCGATGATGGGCACAGCAGCCGTTGCCATTGGCACTGCAGCCGCAGTTCCTGGCACGTTGGTCAATCTTGCCGCCGGCGGCGGAAGCATTGAGTCAGTATGTTTTGGCCATCCGTCTGGCACCCTTAGAGTGGGTGCAAAAGCCACTAAGATTGATGGGAAATGGCAGGTTGAAAAAGCCGTGATGAGCCGCAGTGCGCGGATTTTGATGGAAGGTTGGGTACGTATTCCAACCGTTTAA
- a CDS encoding NADPH-dependent 2,4-dienoyl-CoA reductase, whose amino-acid sequence MTSQSPFPHLLTPLDLGFTTLKNRTLMGSMHLGLEEEKGGFDKLAAFYAERARGGVGLIVTGGISPNIAGWVAPFAGRMSNRRHAKKHRVITDAVHAENGKICMQILHSGRYGYHPFSVSASAVKSPISPFKPKALSKRGIKNTIDDYAQSANYAKQAGYDGVEIMGSEGYLINQFFCQRTNQRDDEWGGSLENRARLAIEVVRQIRQKVGEQFIIIYRLSMLDLVEGGAPWDEVVYLAKEIEKAGATLINTGIGWHEARIPTISTSVPRAAFTWITKRMKSEVQIPLITTNRINTPEVAENVLAQGHADMVSMARPFLADAHFVAKAMRDESDQINTCIACNQACLDHAFAQKRASCLVNPEACYETELIFKSVVSAKKLAVVGAGPAGLAFATYAAQRGHDVHLYEQSSEIGGQFNYAKQIPGKEEFYETIRYFARRIEVTGVTLHLNTQADADLLTAEGFDKVILATGIKPRQLSIEGIDHPKVLSYIDVLRDHKPVGKRVAIIGAGGIGFDVAEYLVEQEHLTTHLDKWLAHWGIDKTFSQPGALTAPSIPAPPREVFLLQRKSSKVGAGLGKTTGWIHRTSLAHYKVNMINSVSYEKIDDQGLHILIGDTPKVLEVDNIITCAGQTPFRELEASLLAAGLSVEVIGGADVAAELDAKRAIRQGAELAASI is encoded by the coding sequence ATGACATCACAATCTCCATTTCCACATTTATTGACACCGCTTGATTTAGGTTTTACCACCCTGAAAAATCGAACCTTGATGGGTTCCATGCATTTAGGCTTGGAAGAAGAAAAAGGCGGCTTCGATAAATTAGCCGCGTTTTACGCCGAGCGAGCTAGAGGCGGTGTAGGCTTGATTGTTACCGGTGGTATCAGCCCAAATATTGCGGGTTGGGTTGCGCCCTTCGCAGGCCGCATGAGCAACCGTCGCCATGCTAAAAAGCATCGAGTGATAACCGATGCGGTACATGCTGAAAATGGTAAGATTTGTATGCAAATCCTCCATTCCGGACGCTATGGCTACCATCCTTTTAGTGTGTCAGCATCAGCCGTTAAATCACCTATTTCTCCGTTCAAACCTAAAGCTTTGTCTAAACGCGGAATTAAAAATACCATCGATGATTATGCACAATCGGCTAATTATGCCAAACAGGCCGGATATGATGGTGTGGAAATAATGGGCTCAGAAGGTTACCTGATTAACCAATTCTTCTGTCAGCGTACTAATCAACGAGACGATGAATGGGGTGGCAGTCTTGAAAATCGAGCTCGCTTAGCGATAGAAGTTGTGCGTCAAATACGACAAAAAGTAGGCGAGCAGTTTATTATTATCTATCGCCTATCTATGCTTGATCTTGTGGAAGGCGGTGCCCCATGGGATGAAGTTGTCTACCTTGCAAAAGAAATTGAAAAAGCCGGTGCAACACTGATCAATACCGGTATTGGCTGGCATGAAGCGCGTATTCCGACTATCTCAACATCAGTGCCACGGGCAGCTTTTACTTGGATCACTAAACGGATGAAAAGTGAGGTGCAAATCCCGCTTATCACCACTAATCGAATTAACACCCCAGAGGTGGCGGAAAATGTGCTTGCTCAAGGTCACGCCGATATGGTTTCGATGGCGCGGCCATTTTTGGCTGATGCCCATTTTGTGGCCAAGGCGATGCGTGACGAATCCGATCAAATCAATACCTGCATCGCCTGTAATCAAGCCTGTTTAGATCATGCTTTTGCGCAAAAACGCGCAAGTTGTTTGGTGAATCCCGAGGCCTGCTATGAAACCGAGCTGATTTTCAAATCTGTTGTTTCAGCCAAGAAACTGGCAGTAGTCGGCGCGGGCCCCGCAGGACTAGCATTTGCCACCTATGCTGCTCAACGCGGCCATGATGTGCATTTATATGAGCAATCCAGTGAAATAGGTGGACAGTTCAATTACGCTAAACAAATTCCGGGTAAAGAGGAGTTCTACGAGACCATACGATATTTCGCCCGCCGCATTGAAGTGACTGGCGTGACATTACACTTAAATACTCAGGCAGATGCCGACCTGTTAACAGCCGAGGGCTTCGATAAAGTCATTTTGGCGACTGGTATCAAACCTCGCCAATTAAGCATAGAAGGCATCGACCATCCTAAAGTACTGAGTTATATAGACGTCCTAAGAGATCACAAGCCAGTAGGTAAACGCGTCGCAATAATCGGTGCCGGTGGGATCGGCTTTGATGTAGCCGAATACTTAGTTGAGCAGGAACATCTAACAACCCATCTAGACAAATGGTTAGCTCATTGGGGCATCGATAAAACCTTTAGTCAGCCAGGCGCGTTAACCGCACCGAGCATACCTGCCCCGCCCCGCGAGGTTTTTTTATTGCAGCGTAAATCGAGCAAGGTTGGTGCTGGACTAGGCAAAACTACTGGGTGGATCCATCGCACTTCCCTTGCCCATTACAAGGTCAACATGATCAACTCTGTTAGTTATGAAAAGATTGATGATCAGGGTCTGCATATCTTGATTGGTGATACACCTAAAGTACTCGAGGTCGACAACATCATTACTTGTGCCGGACAAACCCCGTTTAGAGAACTAGAAGCGAGCCTGCTAGCAGCAGGACTTTCGGTCGAAGTGATTGGTGGTGCCGACGTGGCAGCAGAGCTCGACGCTAAACGCGCCATACGCCAAGGGGCAGAACTCGCCGCCAGCATATAA
- a CDS encoding MerR family transcriptional regulator — protein sequence MKASELATKANLGKDTLRYYEKIGLISAPPRGINGYRDYPASCLDELKFIKMAQSVGFTLSEIKPAIAFLSNPQPGCPMLTQAISKQIERINEKIVELEISKVTLHRWLEKLQQQQQG from the coding sequence ATGAAAGCCAGCGAACTGGCCACCAAGGCCAACTTAGGTAAAGACACTCTGCGCTATTATGAGAAAATCGGTCTCATTTCTGCTCCGCCCAGAGGTATTAATGGCTACCGTGATTATCCAGCCTCGTGCTTAGATGAGCTAAAATTCATTAAAATGGCACAGTCTGTTGGTTTTACGCTGAGTGAAATCAAACCGGCCATTGCTTTTTTGAGCAATCCCCAACCGGGATGCCCAATGCTGACACAGGCCATCAGTAAGCAAATAGAACGTATCAATGAAAAAATAGTTGAATTGGAGATTTCCAAAGTCACCCTTCATCGTTGGCTTGAAAAACTTCAACAGCAACAACAGGGTTAA
- a CDS encoding phosphotransferase encodes MTQQTNKQVLHSIRQHFNDDDAVKLQSIQSLWSDYGEIARYWLPSLSSSVVVKSVNPPDDTQHPRGWNTTVSHQRKLDSYRNEQYFYQHYSAFTDNYCHVPRCLGTGQFGKQSWLILQDLDQHGFTYRCDDAPLALVKLGLRWLAYFHARFLQEPLSGLWPIGTYWHLATRPDEWQKMPDGRLKQQAQSIDNQLNQAGFQTLLHGDAKLANFCFSQDQTDLAAVDFQYVGAGVGVKDVAYFLGSCFDSDGLIHHADMLLDHYFSCLHQAAKHYVINTDIAAVEHQWRALYPLAWADFQRFLIGWATEHYKINDYMLMMTDKVLTSLNN; translated from the coding sequence ATGACTCAGCAAACCAATAAGCAGGTTCTACATTCTATTCGCCAGCATTTTAACGATGATGACGCGGTTAAATTGCAATCAATACAATCATTGTGGAGCGACTACGGCGAAATAGCGCGCTACTGGTTACCCAGTTTATCCAGCAGTGTGGTGGTAAAGTCGGTTAATCCTCCAGACGATACGCAGCATCCGCGGGGCTGGAATACTACTGTATCTCATCAACGTAAGTTGGACTCCTATCGTAATGAACAATATTTTTATCAGCATTATTCGGCCTTTACTGATAATTATTGTCATGTTCCACGCTGCTTGGGGACAGGGCAGTTCGGTAAGCAAAGCTGGTTGATTTTACAAGACTTAGATCAGCATGGTTTTACCTATAGGTGTGATGATGCCCCGCTGGCGTTAGTCAAATTAGGACTACGTTGGCTAGCTTATTTTCATGCTCGTTTTTTGCAGGAACCTCTTTCAGGATTATGGCCAATTGGCACTTACTGGCATCTTGCTACTCGACCAGATGAGTGGCAAAAAATGCCTGATGGTCGTTTAAAACAACAGGCGCAAAGCATTGATAACCAGCTAAATCAGGCCGGCTTTCAGACTTTACTGCATGGCGATGCTAAGTTGGCTAATTTCTGTTTTAGTCAAGACCAAACGGATTTGGCTGCGGTAGACTTTCAATATGTCGGGGCTGGGGTTGGGGTGAAAGATGTGGCCTATTTCTTGGGAAGTTGCTTCGATAGTGACGGGCTAATTCATCACGCTGATATGTTGCTAGATCACTATTTCAGTTGCTTACACCAAGCTGCGAAACACTATGTTATCAATACAGATATAGCAGCAGTAGAGCATCAATGGCGCGCACTATATCCTCTGGCTTGGGCCGACTTCCAACGATTTTTAATCGGTTGGGCGACAGAACATTATAAAATTAATGACTACATGTTGATGATGACAGACAAAGTTCTTACGAGCCTCAATAATTGA
- a CDS encoding sulfite exporter TauE/SafE family protein, which produces MLELFSYSLSYSQLSMLCLIAFFIGMAKTGVHGVSMFAVPIMALIFGGKASSGLMLPMLIMADLFAVKYYHRHANWGFLLKLFPSAAVGVLIATVIGNNIDDLLFKQIMGGIIFVSLGIMIWMETVNKDKVPDYMWFAILMGTLGGITTMIGNLAGSVMALYLLSMRLPKNEYIGTAAWFFLVINLFKVPFHVWSWETITLDSLYLNLLGLPFIALGAYCGIQIIKRLADKQYRWLILAMTAVAAVFMIV; this is translated from the coding sequence ATGCTCGAACTTTTTTCTTACTCTTTGAGTTATTCGCAATTATCTATGCTGTGTTTAATAGCATTTTTCATTGGCATGGCCAAAACTGGTGTGCATGGTGTTTCGATGTTTGCCGTCCCCATAATGGCGTTAATATTTGGCGGCAAAGCATCCTCTGGGTTGATGTTACCTATGTTGATTATGGCCGATTTATTTGCGGTTAAATATTATCATCGACATGCCAACTGGGGCTTTTTGCTCAAACTTTTTCCCTCTGCAGCCGTGGGAGTTTTAATTGCCACTGTAATCGGCAACAACATTGACGATCTGTTATTTAAACAAATAATGGGCGGCATTATCTTCGTCAGTCTCGGCATCATGATCTGGATGGAAACCGTCAATAAAGACAAGGTGCCGGATTACATGTGGTTTGCCATATTAATGGGTACCCTAGGAGGAATAACCACTATGATTGGTAACCTTGCAGGCTCGGTGATGGCCTTATATTTGTTGAGCATGAGATTGCCTAAAAATGAGTACATTGGTACGGCCGCGTGGTTCTTCTTAGTCATTAACTTATTCAAAGTGCCATTTCATGTATGGAGTTGGGAAACCATTACCCTTGACTCCTTGTACTTAAATTTACTTGGCCTGCCGTTTATTGCCCTAGGTGCTTATTGTGGAATTCAGATTATTAAACGACTTGCTGACAAGCAGTATCGCTGGCTAATTTTGGCCATGACCGCTGTGGCGGCTGTATTCATGATTGTGTAG
- a CDS encoding M28 family metallopeptidase, translating into MTPRFLSAATLFLAIGAVNLASAEPAYQDQQKLHDIAADISAANIEKNIVKLVSFGTRHTLSETESDSRGIGAARRWIKAEFEAISQQCGGCLEVYFQSRTISGKKRIPDAVEVVSVIAIQRGQTDPQRYVLMSGDIDSRVSDVMDFTSDSPGANDNASGVAGTLEAARVLSKYKFNGSIVYAALAGEEQGLFGGKILAETAQQQGWRIKAVLNNDMIGNIQGINGVINNTSARIFAEGTRQTESPEEASTRRFTGGEVDSPSRNLARYIDWMADRYIPNLDTMVIYRLDRFGRGGHHRPFNDLGYPGVRIMETNENYNHQHQDLRSENGITYGDTIQGVNFDYAAKLTGLNAVSLAGMAWAPNPPAQVKIKGAVQPSTTLSWQTADAQQNPQLAGYKIYWRYTDAPQWQFSRYVGKVNEFTLENVVIDNYFFGVASVSKDGFESPVVFPGPAGAFGE; encoded by the coding sequence ATGACCCCACGCTTTTTATCTGCCGCAACATTATTCCTCGCGATAGGTGCAGTTAATCTTGCCAGTGCTGAACCAGCCTATCAAGATCAACAAAAACTCCATGATATAGCCGCAGATATTTCTGCCGCCAATATCGAAAAAAACATTGTCAAACTTGTCAGCTTTGGCACCCGTCATACCTTGTCCGAGACCGAATCTGATAGTCGTGGGATAGGCGCGGCAAGACGCTGGATCAAAGCCGAGTTTGAGGCGATATCACAACAATGTGGTGGCTGCTTAGAAGTTTATTTTCAATCTCGGACCATCAGCGGTAAAAAACGTATTCCAGATGCCGTAGAAGTCGTCAGCGTAATCGCCATTCAACGGGGCCAGACTGATCCTCAACGTTATGTGCTGATGTCTGGCGATATAGATTCACGGGTATCGGATGTGATGGATTTCACCTCTGACTCACCCGGTGCCAATGACAACGCATCTGGCGTAGCGGGGACATTGGAAGCAGCACGAGTACTGTCTAAATATAAGTTTAATGGCAGCATTGTTTATGCCGCGCTCGCGGGTGAAGAGCAAGGACTATTCGGTGGCAAAATCTTAGCTGAAACCGCTCAACAGCAAGGCTGGCGTATCAAGGCGGTATTAAATAATGACATGATTGGTAATATTCAGGGCATTAATGGTGTGATCAATAACACCAGCGCGCGTATTTTTGCCGAAGGGACCCGTCAAACAGAAAGTCCTGAAGAAGCAAGCACACGCCGTTTTACCGGTGGTGAAGTCGACTCTCCTAGTCGAAATCTAGCCCGTTATATTGATTGGATGGCCGACCGTTATATTCCCAATCTGGATACCATGGTGATTTATCGCTTAGACCGTTTTGGCCGTGGTGGACATCATCGCCCTTTCAATGACCTTGGTTACCCTGGGGTTAGGATCATGGAAACCAACGAAAACTACAATCACCAACATCAGGATTTACGTAGCGAGAATGGCATTACTTATGGTGATACTATTCAAGGCGTCAATTTTGACTATGCCGCTAAGCTCACCGGATTAAATGCTGTTTCCTTAGCAGGAATGGCGTGGGCTCCGAATCCACCCGCTCAGGTTAAGATTAAAGGCGCGGTGCAACCAAGCACAACCTTAAGTTGGCAAACCGCAGATGCACAGCAAAACCCGCAGCTAGCAGGTTATAAGATTTATTGGCGTTATACCGACGCTCCCCAGTGGCAATTTAGCCGATATGTGGGCAAGGTCAATGAGTTCACACTGGAAAACGTGGTCATCGATAATTACTTTTTCGGCGTCGCCAGTGTCAGTAAAGACGGCTTTGAGAGCCCTGTCGTCTTTCCAGGTCCAGCCGGTGCATTTGGTGAATAA
- a CDS encoding IS110 family transposase, with protein MKLKTITIDLAKTVFQVCGVNEHIKPQFNKKLKRTELLDFMRQQPPTLVVMEACYSSHYWGREIAKLGHDTKLIPAQHVTPFVRGNKNDHNDAFAIAEASQRSHIRFVPVKSEQQQEINCLHRIRERLIRNKTALSNQIRGLLSEFGVIFPCGHVALCAGLAQVIDSEQRSNQLRTMMRALKAEYEDTRSRIKAIEQQLHHFVNNSESGKILLSIPGIGFINASAFLAAIDKGQAFNNPKEFAVWLGLTPKQHASGNISKMGGITKRGDRYLRKQLVHGARSVVSRAAQRTDPLSLWATKLRVTKPFNKVAVAVAHRLARLIWILLTRQEHYRVTSSQVSA; from the coding sequence ATGAAGCTTAAAACAATTACCATCGATTTGGCAAAGACTGTATTTCAAGTGTGCGGAGTAAATGAACATATTAAACCGCAATTTAATAAGAAATTAAAACGGACTGAGCTACTTGATTTTATGCGCCAACAACCACCTACGTTGGTGGTGATGGAAGCCTGTTATTCATCGCATTACTGGGGGCGTGAAATTGCTAAATTAGGTCATGATACCAAGCTTATACCAGCCCAACATGTCACGCCTTTTGTGCGAGGCAACAAGAATGACCATAACGATGCTTTTGCCATAGCAGAAGCCAGCCAGCGCTCACATATCCGCTTTGTCCCCGTAAAATCTGAGCAACAGCAAGAAATTAATTGCTTGCATCGAATTCGAGAGCGCTTAATTAGAAACAAAACGGCCCTGAGTAACCAGATACGCGGGTTGTTAAGTGAATTTGGGGTAATATTTCCTTGTGGCCACGTGGCCTTGTGTGCAGGATTAGCCCAAGTAATTGATAGCGAACAACGCAGTAACCAGTTGAGAACCATGATGCGCGCGTTAAAGGCAGAATATGAAGACACACGCTCTCGCATCAAGGCCATTGAGCAGCAATTGCATCACTTTGTTAATAACAGTGAAAGTGGCAAAATATTGCTCAGCATCCCAGGGATTGGTTTCATTAATGCCTCAGCGTTTTTAGCCGCCATTGATAAAGGCCAGGCGTTTAATAATCCCAAAGAATTTGCCGTGTGGTTAGGGCTGACGCCTAAACAACACGCCTCAGGCAATATCAGTAAGATGGGCGGCATTACCAAACGCGGAGACCGTTATTTACGTAAACAACTGGTACATGGTGCGCGGTCTGTCGTGAGTCGTGCCGCGCAAAGAACTGATCCGTTATCACTGTGGGCCACTAAACTTCGCGTTACCAAGCCGTTTAATAAAGTGGCAGTCGCCGTCGCCCATCGTTTAGCACGTTTAATCTGGATATTGCTCACACGTCAGGAGCACTATCGCGTTACGTCCTCACAAGTGAGCGCATAA